AGGTTAAGCTAAGttgaacatgaagaattgagatgttagttatgtaaatcacatatctagcatatggtttaagtcctgcctattgaatgatatgcaacacttagcttaacctactaagggataatagttggtctatgattattattctgctttgtgttaatataagttatgaaacttgcttaatatgattcccgtatgagttattcgttcatgtgaTTGCTTTTATTTATAtctgtttattttgaatcttcaatttcttattttattttattactttgtttatctttaaaatcacttctttcctaagagataagaatctatcctataaaacacataaaaatctatttagttctttaataagagctaagctatataataaacaactcttatccgcatctatgCTCTATTGGGAcgctaacctaaaatactacatctgaccagGTCTTGTTGCTCGTTAAGGTGTTAGAAGTAAATAAAGTTTTTAtgaatttaaaagttgaaaggcaaattaagcactactgcacacacacttttgacacatcaactttttggtgccgctgccggggagcgcagtAAATACGGAAATTAGATATAATTTAGTTATTGATATTTCTTAAAAAcagtgatgactgtcttcctttagggaaaggttgctgggctttcgatttaaagggctcTGCCGGAACCTAGACACTGAcgtgtcacttaagtattgaaagattcaataggtcgtgtatgtttgattattcgttattatgcgataaaagttgttatctaATATTTACTTAATTACttatgtcattaatatttattattatatttatcaatttaaattttattaaaatattaacaTATTTCCTAAATATCCTCATAAATATAAAATCCATAATCAGAAAAGGaattattataaatttaaaattaaattatCTATGTCGTTTTAAGTCTAAAACATTTTCTCCTAAAATTTCTTTTTATGATTCtagatcacatgaatactcgaTCCAAGAAACCGGTCTTACAAGACATGTTACCAAATCCAGATATATTATTTGAACCTTCTAAAGAGCCGAATATTGTTAGAAAATTAAATTTTaatgaaggaactacttctaatgataACTCATTATCTAGTCCACCATCTAGTCCcgattctaatttgggatctctttttggttcagacATCAAAATGACTACCGAAAAttcaatggaagcattaatgaaagcAGGTCGagaaggattaggtcatgctattcCTCAGCCAACTATAACTGGAAActttgatattaagggtcctatctttcacctacttaaggataaccaatttaggggtactaaaaaagaagatgctaatgctcacattcgAAATTCTAAGTATATAAGCAAGttttttttaatgttaataatgtcGAGAGTAATGTCATCTATCTTTGTTTATTTTTGTGGTCGTTAAAAGATGAAGGTAAAGAATGGTTAAATTCGTTGCCTGAAGGAGATATCAATAGTTGGGATACTATGGTTGAAAAATTTCTAACTCGTTTCTTTCCCGTTTCCAAAATTGTAACCCTTCATACTGAAATTACTAATTTTCGTTAGAAAACTAATGAGACACTATACTCTGCATGGGTTTGATTTcgtcaaatgcttagaggttgtctacacatggtttggataagtttaatCTATAAAGATTGTGATATAGCTACGAAAAGAGAGATTGATACGTCTGCTGGAGTAAATATTATGAGTAAAACTGCTGAAGAAGCTGAAACATTAATTAATAAGTTAGCTGCTCATtcccacgaatggcatcaagacttagacatttctcgttcggtaaaatctgttagttatgattctgaagatatggttaaggctatgaatgtgcagttgggtaatttaggaagacaaattgaaaagcttaccaaagaaatgcatatgattaagttaggttgtgaaaaatgccaaggtcctcatgctacgaaagattatgttgctagtcttactatggagcagGTTGAAAACGTCTCTTATGTGAATCAATTTTAAGGAAACCCGAactatcataataattataatacaccttatcctaataataataaatatccacctggtttctttcctattagagcacccttcattccaaatttGTCTCCTAATACTCAATCCGAAAAGAAGTCTAATAttgaagaaagcatcctaactttcatcaagaatcaaaatgaagctaatgataacataaaagctcaaccttcccaagtgcaaaataatcatcaaagaGTCCATTCAAAGCTTAGAATGCAATattactaagttattcaaactttTCGAGGGAAAAGTTCCTGCTGAATCTGAAGTCGCTAAGgaagttcgttttgaaaaggtgCATGTGATTAGAGAAGTGAATAAGGATGATATTTATGAACTTGGTTTAAGATACTTATGGGAGTTTGAAATGGTAGAGGAAGAGTATGATCAAGAAATCAAGAAATTGACTGCTAATGAAGAAGATAAGTCATAAGGTGCTAAAGTTTGAGGTCTTGATCTTGATGAGGTAATCTTTATGCATGAGTTATTTGatgagaaagaagaagaggttGATAAAAAGGCTGATGAAAGTGATGAAGTTACTAGTGAATAATATGAAAAATTGGAGTGTGAAAATAAAGATTattggttagctgatactatgaaaCAGTTGGAAGAAAGAAGAAAAGTTGGTTTCTGCcctctttattcattcacaattgatCCCGTAGACCCATATGCATCACCTGAAATTCCTGTTATGCGTACTGAACCAGGGGAATTCCAAATcccttgcttaattcgtggtccTATTCCTATCATTGGATTAGCTGATACTGTATCTAGTATTAATGTTATGCCGTTCTCCGTCTACAATCGCTTAGGATTACCATCATTGGAACCTATTCAAAGGAGTGTTTGCTTTGCTGATAGTCATTTACATAAGCCGTTAGGGGTTGTCAAAGAAGTGGAAATTATTGTTGGTTATGATTTCTATAGAATTGATTTTGTGGTCATGGACATGAAAGAATATCCAATAACTCCTTTAATCCTAGGATCTCCGTTTCTAGCTACTGCTCGTGCCACCATTAACTATGCTAATAATACTTTGATCATTCGTTATGGTGCCATCTTTGAATCTATTCCGTTGGTCCCAAGATCTTGAGTTCCTCGAACAAATGTGAAGATGGCTAAATCTGATAAGGAAGAGGATGATGATTTCACCGTTGATAAAATTGTGACCGAATTCATAAAAGAGCAATACAAGCTTAGTGCTGAAGTAAGAACGCAAATCCATGAGTTAAATGTTAAATGTGAAATGTCGTTACGTAGGGGTCTTGACACCACATTGAATTTCCTAcaacaaattaaaatgttaaatgagtatgaaaagagtaagtgtggggaaaatgcgcCTAAGGAGTAATTCCGTCGAAAGAATGAGTCGCGCAATCGACTCTATATTCAAAACTACATATCCATATATGTTTAATAGGATTATGTTTTCTAAAGTGTTTTGTTATTTGTTTTGTTTATTTAATGTAAGAACAGTATAGCTCCTATGTGTTAAAATGTTTAAGTGATGAAGTtatttataaaatattatcatATATTTTGCATTGTATAACAAAATCTTGTCAAGTTATTTATTGTTAATTCAAAAGAAGTTCGCAAAGTGTTCCGTAATCATTCAatgatcctacaatcaagtaatATCACTCTTTTCCTTATTTTCAATTATGTCTgtcatttatttttttattaattattataaatgcaatgacgacattgcataatctaagtgt
This genomic window from Rutidosis leptorrhynchoides isolate AG116_Rl617_1_P2 chromosome 2, CSIRO_AGI_Rlap_v1, whole genome shotgun sequence contains:
- the LOC139888782 gene encoding uncharacterized protein encodes the protein MKQLEERRKVGFCPLYSFTIDPVDPYASPEIPVMRTEPGEFQIPCLIRGPIPIIGLADTVSSINVMPFSVYNRLGLPSLEPIQRSVCFADSHLHKPLGVVKEVEIIVGYDFYRIDFVVMDMKEYPITPLILGSPFLATARATINYANNTLIIRYGAIFESIPLVPRS